In [Leptolyngbya] sp. PCC 7376, a genomic segment contains:
- a CDS encoding Ycf34 family protein: MCICINCEYVDRCQTYHVVETQHQQPHLTEDPTFEPKEPTINVNIRSEGEMIEMEWDVVGCESFSREDGKWAKLRPGEAVPT; this comes from the coding sequence ATGTGTATTTGTATCAACTGTGAATATGTGGATCGATGTCAGACTTACCATGTGGTCGAAACTCAACATCAACAACCCCATCTCACTGAAGACCCGACCTTCGAACCCAAAGAACCAACTATTAATGTCAATATCCGTTCTGAGGGTGAAATGATTGAGATGGAATGGGATGTCGTCGGCTGTGAAAGTTTTTCCCGTGAAGATGGTAAATGGGCAAAATTGCGCCCTGGCGAAGCTGTTCCCACCTAA
- a CDS encoding fumarylacetoacetate hydrolase family protein, protein MAQRYVRIQTRQGQIYYGVLHLNREVKVLDAPAWLGGQLTEMVIEPDSYSILPPCAPSKVIAVGRNFVGHASELGNEVPTEPLLFLKPSTTIIANEENIVYPSQSNWVDFEGELALVIGDRTSHCTAEEAHTKIWGYTIANDVTARDLQKQDGQWTRAKGFDTFCPLGPWIVRELSPEAKLQTYLNDAFEPHQSASVLDMVFSTTELVSYISKIMTLLPGDVILTGTPSGVGKVNIGDRIRIAIEGIGELENIVVAPKQ, encoded by the coding sequence ATGGCGCAACGTTATGTCCGGATCCAAACTCGCCAAGGACAAATTTACTATGGCGTACTTCATTTAAATCGTGAGGTCAAGGTTTTAGATGCGCCAGCTTGGCTAGGTGGTCAGTTAACAGAAATGGTCATTGAGCCAGACAGTTATTCAATTTTGCCACCCTGTGCGCCGTCAAAAGTGATTGCGGTTGGTCGAAATTTTGTGGGTCATGCATCGGAGCTGGGCAATGAAGTACCCACGGAACCCTTACTCTTTCTCAAACCTTCCACAACCATCATTGCAAATGAAGAAAATATTGTTTACCCATCCCAGTCCAATTGGGTGGATTTTGAAGGGGAATTGGCATTGGTGATTGGCGATCGCACGTCTCATTGCACAGCGGAAGAAGCTCATACAAAGATTTGGGGCTACACGATCGCCAATGACGTGACGGCAAGAGATTTACAGAAACAAGATGGTCAATGGACAAGGGCAAAAGGATTCGATACATTTTGTCCACTGGGGCCTTGGATTGTGCGGGAACTGAGTCCAGAGGCGAAATTACAGACTTATCTCAATGATGCATTTGAGCCGCACCAGTCAGCTTCTGTGTTGGATATGGTGTTCTCGACGACGGAACTCGTAAGCTATATTTCCAAAATTATGACTTTGCTGCCAGGCGATGTGATTTTGACGGGCACACCTTCAGGGGTCGGGAAAGTCAATATCGGCGATCGCATCCGAATTGCCATTGAAGGCATTGGTGAACTCGAAAATATAGTGGTTGCCCCAAAACAGTAG
- a CDS encoding tetratricopeptide repeat protein — MPFFSDKAIEKNRKKNKRRNIIMLTIGAGSFAATGLISISKNIVGGFTQDLSKDATEQRLQANQNLIQKEAGALIVLEREPNNPNALKSLAEARIALEDYEGALEPLDQLLGIFPNNQKFQEMRSQAEQNLNSSSESGTTTEK, encoded by the coding sequence ATGCCTTTTTTTTCTGATAAAGCCATCGAAAAAAATCGAAAAAAAAATAAACGTCGGAATATCATCATGCTAACAATTGGTGCAGGTTCATTTGCAGCCACAGGCCTGATTTCCATCAGTAAAAATATTGTCGGAGGATTTACTCAAGACCTATCCAAGGATGCGACCGAACAACGGCTACAGGCAAATCAAAACCTTATTCAGAAAGAAGCGGGAGCATTAATTGTTTTAGAGCGTGAACCAAATAATCCTAATGCCCTCAAAAGTTTGGCAGAAGCTCGGATCGCATTAGAAGACTATGAAGGAGCCCTTGAACCACTCGATCAACTATTGGGCATATTCCCGAACAATCAGAAATTTCAAGAGATGCGATCGCAAGCAGAGCAGAATTTAAACAGCTCATCTGAATCGGGAACAACCACAGAGAAATAA
- a CDS encoding peptide ABC transporter substrate-binding protein — MSPVSRFAISASLVSLLGLTACGGTQISPSSQTTTDDTTLLKLLYWQAPTILNPHLSTGFKDWEASRITLEPLATFNEESELIPILAAEIPSIENGGVAEDGLSVTWTLKQDIQWSDGEPFTAADVVFTYEWASNPDTGATSLGIFEVIDSVEAIDDLTVKVTFKEIAPAWFGVFVGSEGMILPKHEFEEYQGTEARTAPANLMPVGTGAYRVAEFKPGDVVVYEKNPNYRDAETVSFERIELKGGGDATSAARAVLQTGDADFAYNLQVESKILDELSQGGQGEVVASYGSLGERIILNFTDPNKETAEGERSSTEFPHPFLTDIKVREAIAIAIDRDTITEELYGITGTANANFVVNPPELVSLNTSYEFDLEKANTLLDEAGWVDSNGDGTRDKDGVEMTMVFQTSVNPLRQKTQVIAKQNLRELGIDVELKSIDASVFFSGDPANADTTERFVADLQMFTTGNTNPDPMPYLKRYTCDQIPTMANSWTGDNYSRYCNSDYDELWTTTNKELDPAKRQAAIIEMNDLLINNFVVIPLVHRAETAGVSSKLSGVSLTPWDMNTWNIAEWKKISETTE, encoded by the coding sequence ATGTCTCCCGTTTCTCGCTTTGCTATTAGTGCGTCGCTCGTTTCTTTGTTGGGCTTAACCGCCTGTGGTGGTACTCAAATTTCCCCATCATCCCAAACCACAACCGACGATACAACGCTCTTAAAACTTCTCTATTGGCAAGCACCAACAATCTTAAATCCTCATCTCTCCACAGGCTTTAAAGATTGGGAAGCAAGTCGCATTACCCTTGAACCGCTAGCGACCTTTAACGAAGAAAGTGAGCTAATTCCCATTTTGGCGGCCGAAATTCCAAGCATCGAAAATGGTGGGGTAGCGGAAGATGGTTTATCGGTAACTTGGACATTAAAGCAGGATATTCAATGGTCTGATGGTGAACCGTTTACAGCAGCTGATGTTGTTTTCACTTACGAATGGGCGAGTAATCCTGATACGGGCGCGACCAGTCTTGGGATTTTTGAGGTGATTGACAGTGTTGAAGCGATTGATGATTTGACCGTAAAAGTGACTTTTAAAGAGATTGCCCCTGCTTGGTTTGGGGTCTTTGTGGGCAGCGAAGGGATGATCTTACCGAAGCATGAGTTTGAGGAATATCAAGGCACTGAGGCGAGAACAGCTCCAGCAAATTTAATGCCCGTAGGAACTGGGGCTTATCGAGTCGCCGAATTTAAACCGGGGGATGTAGTGGTTTATGAAAAAAATCCCAATTACCGTGATGCAGAAACCGTTAGTTTTGAGCGGATTGAACTTAAGGGTGGTGGAGATGCGACCTCTGCGGCACGGGCAGTGTTGCAGACAGGGGATGCAGATTTCGCCTACAACCTCCAAGTGGAATCGAAAATTCTGGATGAGCTGAGTCAAGGTGGACAGGGAGAGGTAGTGGCTAGCTATGGTTCTCTCGGCGAGCGGATTATTCTCAATTTCACTGACCCCAACAAGGAAACCGCTGAGGGAGAGCGATCCAGCACGGAATTTCCTCACCCATTTTTGACTGATATAAAAGTCCGGGAGGCGATCGCCATAGCTATTGACCGTGACACGATTACCGAGGAGCTTTATGGCATTACGGGCACGGCAAACGCTAATTTTGTGGTGAATCCACCGGAATTAGTATCGCTGAATACGAGCTATGAATTTGATTTAGAGAAAGCGAATACTTTGCTTGATGAAGCGGGCTGGGTGGATAGCAATGGCGATGGCACACGCGATAAAGACGGCGTGGAAATGACAATGGTTTTCCAAACGTCGGTGAATCCATTACGTCAAAAAACTCAGGTGATCGCCAAACAAAATTTGCGAGAACTTGGCATTGATGTGGAGCTAAAAAGCATTGATGCCAGCGTATTCTTTTCGGGTGATCCGGCGAATGCTGACACAACCGAAAGATTTGTCGCGGATTTGCAGATGTTTACGACAGGTAATACCAATCCCGATCCGATGCCCTATCTCAAGCGTTACACTTGCGACCAAATTCCGACGATGGCAAACAGTTGGACAGGGGATAATTATTCTCGCTATTGCAATTCTGACTACGACGAACTTTGGACTACAACAAATAAGGAGCTTGATCCTGCAAAACGTCAGGCAGCAATTATCGAGATGAACGATTTGCTCATCAATAATTTTGTGGTGATTCCCCTTGTACACCGCGCCGAAACAGCTGGGGTTAGCAGCAAGTTATCTGGGGTTTCTCTCACGCCTTGGGATATGAATACTTGGAATATTGCTGAATGGAAAAAGATTTCCGAAACGACCGAATAA
- a CDS encoding DUF1824 family protein, whose translation MSLSPELAAAIAILNEKSCIETPHIDSETERETLRQNIQFVSKEADWENIGICADNATVAVDSVRQYLAALGYKNDFKADVSEWADKPVYLKFNTQKMAHYLDDYEGKYRGVLIAIQSETDELQGTYGHFPLDLFAG comes from the coding sequence ATGAGTTTATCCCCCGAATTAGCAGCAGCGATCGCCATCCTGAACGAAAAAAGCTGTATTGAAACACCCCACATCGACTCCGAAACAGAGCGGGAAACACTGCGGCAAAATATTCAGTTCGTTTCGAAAGAAGCAGATTGGGAAAATATTGGGATTTGCGCTGATAATGCGACAGTTGCGGTGGATTCGGTTCGACAGTATCTAGCAGCATTGGGTTATAAAAATGACTTTAAAGCTGACGTCAGTGAATGGGCAGACAAACCGGTTTACCTCAAATTTAATACCCAAAAGATGGCGCACTACCTCGACGATTATGAAGGCAAATATCGCGGCGTACTCATCGCAATCCAGTCAGAAACTGACGAATTACAGGGAACCTACGGACATTTTCCCCTTGATCTGTTTGCTGGATGA
- a CDS encoding tetratricopeptide repeat protein, translating into MPSTSKKSAKSKGKGQFWQKAVLFIGGGAFLGTAMLPIIGGLFNRNEQNTPAHSAGNQGASRSTAELQELEANLLLVLEREPNNPNALQNLTRVRLEMGDLPGAIDPLDKLITLFPEDQVLKDLKVQLEQNIVQTNPQGIPVEENVSPTTTPDIVESEATDGLEVESEAVPETEDTENPAAE; encoded by the coding sequence ATGCCATCTACCTCGAAAAAATCTGCAAAAAGTAAGGGCAAAGGACAATTTTGGCAGAAAGCTGTTCTTTTTATCGGTGGTGGTGCATTTCTAGGTACTGCAATGCTCCCAATCATTGGGGGACTATTCAACCGCAATGAACAAAATACTCCAGCTCACTCCGCTGGAAATCAAGGTGCTTCAAGATCCACAGCAGAGTTGCAAGAGCTAGAAGCGAATTTACTACTCGTTTTAGAAAGGGAACCCAATAATCCAAATGCCCTGCAAAATTTAACGCGAGTACGTTTGGAAATGGGCGATCTCCCAGGAGCTATTGATCCGCTGGATAAGCTGATTACATTGTTTCCAGAGGATCAAGTGCTCAAGGATCTTAAAGTTCAACTAGAGCAAAATATCGTGCAGACAAATCCTCAAGGTATTCCAGTAGAAGAAAATGTTAGCCCTACAACCACACCAGATATCGTTGAATCCGAAGCAACGGATGGGCTAGAGGTTGAATCGGAGGCTGTTCCAGAAACAGAAGATACAGAAAATCCTGCTGCTGAATAA
- the ftsH3 gene encoding ATP-dependent zinc metalloprotease FtsH3 gives MNKNNKKWRSAGLYALLAIVVISLAVSFFDQQPQSRETWRYSEFLEQVQSGNIESVKISSDRSQAFVPAQDGTPILVNLPPGDTELIDILSNNSVDIAVLPQSDDNWVFRALSTLIFPILLLVGLFFLLRRAQSGPGSQAMNFGKSKARVQMEPQTQVTFGDVAGIEQAKLELTEVVDFLKNADRFTAIGAKIPKGVLLVGPPGTGKTLLAKAVAGEAGVPFFSISGSEFVEMFVGVGASRVRDLFEQAKQNAPCIVFIDEIDAVGRSRGAGLGGGNDEREQTLNQLLTEMDGFEGNTGIIIIAATNRPDVLDAALLRPGRFDRQVVVDRPDYAGRLEILNVHARGKTLSKDVDLEKISRRTPGFTGADLSNLLNEAAILAARRNLTEISMDEINDAIDRVMAGPEKKNRVMSEKRKTLVAYHEAGHALVGALMPDYDPVQKISIIPRGRAGGLTWFTPSEDRMDSGLYSRSYLQNQMAVALGGRIAEEIIFGAEEVTTGASNDLQQVANVARQMITRFGMSDRLGPVALGRQNGNVFMGRDIASDRDFSDETASVIDEEVRGLVEEAYVRAKDVLVGNRSVLDRLADMLVEKETVDSEELQTLLMESDVKMAAFSNASA, from the coding sequence GTGAATAAAAACAATAAAAAATGGCGCAGTGCAGGGCTTTATGCACTTTTGGCGATCGTTGTGATCTCCTTGGCTGTGTCCTTCTTTGATCAGCAACCCCAGAGCCGTGAAACATGGCGCTACAGTGAATTTCTAGAACAAGTTCAAAGTGGCAATATTGAGAGCGTTAAGATTAGCTCTGACCGTTCTCAAGCATTTGTTCCCGCCCAAGATGGGACACCAATTCTCGTAAATCTTCCTCCCGGAGATACTGAGCTTATCGATATCCTCAGCAACAACAGCGTTGATATCGCAGTATTGCCTCAGAGCGATGACAATTGGGTCTTCCGTGCACTCAGCACTTTGATTTTCCCAATCCTGCTACTTGTCGGTTTGTTTTTCTTGCTTCGCCGTGCTCAAAGTGGCCCTGGTTCCCAAGCAATGAACTTCGGGAAATCTAAGGCTCGTGTACAGATGGAGCCTCAAACTCAAGTTACTTTCGGTGATGTCGCTGGTATTGAGCAGGCAAAGCTGGAATTGACTGAAGTTGTTGACTTCCTCAAAAATGCTGATCGTTTCACTGCTATCGGAGCAAAAATTCCTAAGGGCGTTCTCCTCGTTGGCCCTCCTGGAACTGGTAAAACTCTCCTTGCAAAGGCTGTAGCTGGCGAAGCTGGTGTACCATTCTTCTCCATCTCTGGTTCTGAATTCGTAGAGATGTTCGTTGGTGTCGGCGCATCCCGCGTCCGTGACCTTTTTGAGCAAGCTAAGCAAAACGCGCCTTGTATCGTCTTTATCGATGAGATTGATGCTGTCGGTCGTTCCCGTGGTGCCGGTCTTGGTGGCGGTAATGATGAGCGTGAGCAAACTTTGAACCAACTTCTTACTGAGATGGACGGTTTCGAAGGCAATACTGGCATTATCATCATTGCGGCAACAAACCGTCCTGATGTACTTGATGCAGCACTTCTACGTCCTGGCCGTTTTGACCGTCAGGTTGTGGTTGACCGTCCTGATTATGCAGGTCGTTTGGAAATTCTTAATGTCCACGCTCGCGGCAAGACGCTATCCAAGGATGTCGATCTTGAAAAGATTAGTCGTCGTACACCTGGTTTCACAGGTGCAGATTTGTCTAACCTTCTTAATGAGGCCGCAATTCTTGCAGCACGTCGTAATTTGACTGAAATTTCGATGGATGAAATCAACGATGCGATTGATCGTGTGATGGCTGGTCCTGAGAAGAAGAATCGTGTAATGAGTGAAAAGCGCAAGACACTTGTTGCTTATCACGAAGCTGGCCATGCCCTTGTTGGTGCTTTGATGCCTGACTATGATCCTGTTCAGAAAATCAGTATTATTCCTCGTGGTCGTGCTGGCGGTCTCACTTGGTTCACGCCTAGTGAAGATCGGATGGACTCTGGTTTGTATTCTCGCTCTTATCTCCAAAACCAAATGGCAGTTGCCCTTGGTGGTCGGATTGCTGAAGAAATTATCTTCGGTGCGGAAGAGGTTACTACTGGTGCGTCTAATGACCTCCAACAGGTTGCAAATGTCGCCCGTCAAATGATTACTCGCTTTGGGATGAGCGATCGCCTTGGCCCTGTTGCCCTTGGTCGCCAAAACGGAAACGTATTCATGGGTCGTGACATTGCATCTGACCGTGATTTCTCTGATGAAACGGCTTCTGTCATTGACGAAGAAGTGCGTGGTCTCGTAGAAGAGGCTTATGTCCGCGCAAAGGATGTCCTCGTTGGCAACCGTTCAGTTCTTGACCGTTTGGCTGACATGCTTGTCGAGAAAGAAACTGTTGACTCTGAAGAGTTACAAACATTGCTAATGGAAAGCGATGTCAAAATGGCCGCTTTCTCCAATGCTTCTGCATAG
- a CDS encoding type IV pilin-like G/H family protein: MHWISQQKTAAFCLASLMAIAPAAMKQNSSAAQANPLMPDASDHPLDLTLGELDGSWREFRISGQYEFADLIQTWFSLFGISNVYSNTYFTQGNTIDIAGKQYLVAYRFPLAPQELNLEDMFSVWDTGQGCEDMAMLESELVNLDTTINLSLLNPNTIGSLNDIQTLDVAELIEQSKERYDMMQERCQEAEAESKVTEAVQNLGAMNRAQQAFWLENETFTSDISELQIGVSEDTEYYSYYLTSENAKLVTSQAVAKSPSGHHIVGGVYALESEVELGYPTTVSILCKKSEKGGQIPDEPYFDESWQTLACPLGTTQTY; the protein is encoded by the coding sequence ATGCATTGGATTTCTCAACAAAAAACTGCTGCTTTTTGTCTCGCTAGTTTGATGGCGATCGCCCCAGCGGCAATGAAGCAAAATAGCAGCGCTGCCCAAGCTAATCCCCTCATGCCAGATGCTTCTGATCATCCCCTAGATTTAACTTTGGGTGAACTGGATGGCTCTTGGCGTGAATTCCGGATTTCGGGCCAATATGAATTTGCGGATCTGATCCAAACTTGGTTTAGCCTATTCGGAATTTCAAATGTCTATAGTAATACCTACTTTACCCAAGGCAATACGATTGATATTGCCGGAAAACAGTATTTAGTCGCTTATCGTTTCCCCCTCGCCCCCCAAGAGCTGAATCTCGAAGATATGTTCTCTGTCTGGGATACAGGGCAAGGATGTGAGGATATGGCTATGCTTGAGTCAGAGCTCGTTAATCTGGACACGACAATTAATCTATCTCTACTAAACCCCAACACCATTGGATCTCTGAATGATATTCAAACGCTGGATGTTGCTGAATTGATTGAGCAGTCGAAAGAACGCTACGACATGATGCAAGAACGCTGTCAGGAAGCAGAAGCTGAAAGTAAAGTGACCGAAGCAGTGCAAAACTTAGGGGCGATGAACCGTGCCCAACAAGCATTTTGGCTAGAAAATGAAACGTTTACAAGTGATATTAGTGAGTTACAAATCGGAGTGTCTGAGGATACTGAGTATTACAGCTATTATCTGACCAGCGAAAATGCGAAATTAGTCACCTCCCAAGCTGTCGCTAAATCGCCGTCTGGTCACCATATTGTCGGTGGAGTCTATGCGTTAGAAAGCGAGGTAGAGCTTGGCTATCCAACGACTGTATCGATTCTGTGTAAAAAGTCTGAAAAAGGTGGTCAAATTCCTGATGAACCTTATTTTGATGAAAGTTGGCAAACTCTAGCCTGTCCGCTTGGCACGACTCAGACGTATTAA
- the trpD gene encoding anthranilate phosphoribosyltransferase, whose translation MTTTNWTDFLKQLIEGVSLDQEQARTLMTGWLNEEISPIMSGAILAAIQTKGVSADELTGMARVLKAQSLQQETLTHNQPVVDTCGTGGDGSSTFNISTAVAFVTAAAGVKVAKHGNRSASSQVGSADVLEALGVDLSAPSDKVAAALEEVGITFLFARGWHPAMKAVAPIRQEMKIRTVFNLLGPLVNPLQPTGQIIGVYDPKFIERMAIALQQLGTTKAMVLHGREKLDEAGLGDLTDLTVVNGDDVQSITLDPQELGLTSVPLADLKGGDIPVNQEILTNVLQGKATPAQTDVVALNASLALQVAGSIEWGDHTAGIAKAKDVIASGAAWDKLQSLVTFLNS comes from the coding sequence ATGACCACCACAAATTGGACAGACTTTCTTAAACAACTCATTGAAGGGGTTTCCCTCGATCAGGAACAAGCTCGCACATTGATGACGGGTTGGCTCAATGAAGAAATTTCTCCAATTATGTCGGGGGCAATTCTCGCCGCAATTCAAACCAAAGGGGTTTCGGCGGATGAGTTAACCGGGATGGCGCGCGTCCTCAAGGCTCAATCTCTCCAACAGGAAACCCTGACCCATAATCAACCCGTTGTGGATACTTGCGGTACGGGAGGCGATGGTTCCTCGACATTCAATATTTCGACAGCGGTAGCTTTTGTCACGGCAGCGGCGGGGGTCAAAGTCGCAAAACATGGTAATCGTTCGGCCTCCAGTCAAGTGGGTTCGGCGGATGTATTGGAAGCGTTGGGTGTTGATCTCAGTGCGCCTAGCGATAAAGTGGCAGCGGCATTGGAGGAAGTCGGCATTACGTTTTTGTTTGCGCGAGGCTGGCATCCAGCGATGAAGGCAGTGGCTCCGATTCGTCAGGAAATGAAAATCCGTACAGTGTTTAATTTGCTTGGCCCTTTGGTAAATCCCCTCCAGCCCACAGGTCAAATTATTGGTGTGTACGATCCGAAATTTATCGAACGCATGGCGATCGCCCTGCAACAGCTCGGTACAACAAAAGCAATGGTTCTCCATGGTCGCGAGAAACTTGACGAAGCAGGATTAGGGGATTTGACAGATTTGACTGTAGTAAATGGCGATGATGTGCAATCCATTACCCTCGATCCCCAAGAATTAGGATTAACTTCCGTGCCCCTCGCAGACTTGAAAGGTGGCGATATTCCAGTGAATCAAGAAATTCTCACTAATGTTCTCCAAGGAAAAGCGACTCCAGCCCAAACTGATGTTGTTGCCCTCAATGCTTCTCTAGCCCTGCAAGTTGCTGGTTCCATTGAGTGGGGAGATCACACCGCAGGTATTGCCAAAGCTAAAGATGTCATTGCCAGTGGCGCAGCATGGGATAAACTTCAATCCCTAGTTACTTTTCTGAATTCATAA
- a CDS encoding pentapeptide repeat-containing protein, whose product MKVLVRIAVLLMMVLSLGFGSPAYASSPAATSRSAVDSEDFANENFAGQNFQGAEFTQVNFRNADMSNTDLRGAVFNSSQLQNTNLHGADMSNGIAYLSAFTGADLSGAIFEEAILLRSTFDDANIDGADFSFAVLDGSQQKKLCAAATGVNPVTGIETADSLGC is encoded by the coding sequence ATGAAGGTTTTAGTGAGAATTGCAGTCTTATTAATGATGGTCTTAAGTTTGGGGTTTGGTTCTCCTGCTTATGCATCTAGTCCTGCGGCAACATCTCGGTCTGCGGTTGATAGTGAAGACTTTGCTAATGAAAATTTTGCGGGTCAAAATTTCCAGGGGGCTGAGTTTACCCAGGTCAATTTCCGCAATGCAGATATGAGCAATACTGATTTGCGAGGTGCTGTATTTAATAGCTCACAATTGCAAAACACAAATTTACATGGTGCAGATATGAGTAATGGTATTGCCTATCTCTCAGCATTTACAGGCGCTGATTTGTCTGGTGCAATCTTTGAGGAAGCGATTCTATTACGCTCCACGTTTGATGATGCAAATATTGATGGCGCTGATTTTAGCTTTGCAGTACTTGATGGCTCCCAGCAGAAGAAACTTTGTGCCGCTGCAACAGGTGTCAATCCTGTGACAGGTATTGAAACAGCTGACTCGTTGGGTTGTTAG
- the rpsF gene encoding 30S ribosomal protein S6, producing MSTNNYELMYILRPDLGEEQVQEVSTKYKTMLQESGATDMQVQVRGKRHLAYPIQNFNDGIYIQVNFKADGSQIKTYERDMRLGEEVIRYLTMRMDAEPVEVTDAENAPPSEPAAAGA from the coding sequence ATGAGCACAAATAATTACGAATTAATGTACATCTTGCGTCCTGACCTCGGTGAAGAGCAGGTTCAAGAAGTATCCACAAAGTACAAGACCATGCTGCAAGAGTCCGGTGCGACTGACATGCAGGTTCAAGTACGCGGCAAACGTCACCTTGCATATCCCATCCAAAACTTTAACGATGGCATTTACATCCAAGTTAATTTCAAGGCAGATGGTAGCCAAATCAAGACCTATGAGCGTGATATGCGTCTGGGTGAAGAGGTTATCCGCTACCTAACTATGAGAATGGATGCTGAGCCTGTTGAGGTTACCGATGCGGAAAATGCACCTCCTTCTGAGCCTGCTGCTGCTGGTGCGTAA
- a CDS encoding murein transglycosylase A, whose translation MGRNWLAVTVIAGCFWTIAGANPILAQVLEKVELEASSYADLDLWCECNRTPLIESINHSLTYLDTAKSAEDYANLDLPPKFSRDNVRRSLLRFRELVQASNDPHKLQQQIQQEFDFYQSVGTDSLGTVDFTAYFEPSYQASPVQTEKFRYPIYRQPPTFDQWQSPHPTRAELEGANGLAPADSPLRGQELVWLPSRLEAYLVQVQGSARLQLPNGKIMTVGFDGSTDYGYVSLGKELINDEIFLPEELSLPKLIDYFETNPDKLSEYIPRNNRFIFFRETFGSPPIGSLNVPVTAHRSIATDKSLMPPGAIALVSTVLPFPAYNGEWFKLDRTFYALDQDTGSAIKGAGRVDIFLGTGTNVQTEAGLVNDQGQLYYLLLK comes from the coding sequence ATGGGACGAAATTGGTTAGCGGTTACGGTGATCGCCGGATGTTTCTGGACAATAGCTGGGGCAAATCCTATCTTGGCTCAGGTGCTAGAAAAAGTAGAGCTAGAAGCAAGTTCCTATGCGGATTTAGATCTATGGTGTGAATGCAATAGAACGCCTTTAATCGAATCCATCAACCACAGCTTGACCTATCTCGATACCGCAAAGTCAGCAGAAGATTACGCTAACCTCGATTTACCCCCAAAGTTTTCCCGCGACAATGTTCGGCGATCGCTCCTTAGGTTTCGAGAATTAGTGCAAGCAAGCAATGATCCTCATAAATTGCAACAACAAATCCAACAAGAATTCGATTTTTACCAATCTGTTGGCACTGATAGTTTGGGCACCGTAGACTTTACCGCTTATTTTGAACCGTCCTATCAAGCAAGTCCTGTCCAAACCGAAAAATTTCGTTATCCCATTTATCGCCAACCACCCACATTTGACCAATGGCAATCTCCTCATCCCACCCGCGCTGAGCTAGAAGGAGCCAATGGCCTTGCTCCAGCCGATAGTCCATTGCGAGGGCAAGAATTAGTTTGGTTACCCAGTCGTTTGGAAGCTTACTTAGTTCAAGTGCAAGGCTCCGCACGTTTGCAACTCCCCAATGGCAAGATCATGACAGTCGGTTTTGATGGTAGTACTGACTATGGCTATGTAAGTCTCGGGAAAGAACTGATTAACGATGAGATCTTTTTACCCGAAGAATTGAGTTTACCCAAATTAATCGACTACTTCGAAACGAATCCCGACAAGCTCAGTGAATACATTCCTCGCAATAACCGCTTTATCTTCTTCCGCGAAACCTTTGGTTCTCCCCCAATCGGCAGCCTGAATGTCCCTGTCACTGCCCACCGCTCCATTGCCACTGACAAATCACTAATGCCACCAGGGGCGATCGCCTTAGTTTCGACCGTGTTACCTTTTCCTGCCTACAATGGCGAGTGGTTCAAACTAGATCGCACTTTTTATGCCTTGGATCAAGATACAGGTAGTGCGATAAAAGGGGCTGGCAGAGTCGATATTTTTCTTGGCACAGGCACAAACGTCCAAACAGAAGCTGGACTAGTGAATGATCAAGGGCAACTCTACTATCTCTTACTCAAATAA